In Pedobacter heparinus DSM 2366, the following are encoded in one genomic region:
- a CDS encoding DUF4998 domain-containing protein, translated as MKKITKIVPITLAFVAVVLLFLSSCDKMDDIQRKYAEKEEQVYLGKVDSIKYFSGFGRAKITWYIGSDPKVEKTIIYWNRRKDSIVKEFVRKGAGVQKDSVIVENLPEGSTLFEFRNVNNRGETSLYSSSTINVWGSEFADGLRARNLTAFNFDYAKSLFTLNLSPSTRGDSVIYSEIVYKDKAGAEKTVRIERATVEVQLPNFPDAGEFKFRTVFFPPQGLDIVYNKFKTYRAPDAISTRGTKLSVTGRIASKYFTGEGQSLYEWNATGGIIRYAVNADGSLTQTASMASLVPRATYRDFFYYNEDRFIGINTAGAVSMHQIQNAQLIFVKATSTSANTFGTGFTMPRFVPGNGFFLSVLAASADPLTSGEVKAWYAKNDATFGAPNGVTVGTGYAIYEPLTMFNNQSLLGVDANGILWSIPVTANGALGYRSRIGTGWNRFKKIVAVGTSLICMEENGDFYVFNNFNSTDKYWIVN; from the coding sequence ATGAAAAAGATAACTAAAATAGTTCCAATAACACTAGCCTTCGTAGCGGTCGTTTTATTATTCTTGTCCTCTTGCGACAAAATGGACGACATTCAGCGAAAATATGCTGAGAAAGAAGAGCAAGTCTATTTAGGAAAAGTAGACTCCATTAAATATTTTTCGGGATTCGGAAGAGCAAAGATAACATGGTATATCGGTTCCGATCCCAAGGTAGAAAAGACCATTATCTACTGGAATAGGAGGAAAGATTCAATTGTGAAAGAATTTGTACGTAAAGGAGCAGGAGTCCAAAAGGACTCGGTGATCGTTGAAAACCTTCCTGAAGGCTCCACACTTTTCGAATTCAGGAATGTAAACAACAGAGGAGAAACGTCATTATATTCGTCTTCAACCATCAATGTATGGGGTTCAGAATTTGCAGATGGCTTGCGTGCGAGAAATTTAACAGCATTTAATTTCGACTATGCAAAGTCGCTTTTCACGCTAAACCTTTCGCCATCGACCCGCGGGGATAGTGTTATCTATTCAGAAATTGTTTACAAGGACAAAGCCGGCGCGGAAAAAACAGTGAGAATAGAACGGGCTACAGTGGAAGTTCAATTACCTAACTTTCCCGATGCCGGTGAGTTTAAATTCAGAACTGTTTTCTTTCCACCTCAAGGCTTAGATATCGTTTACAATAAGTTTAAAACCTATCGGGCACCAGATGCAATCTCTACCAGAGGTACAAAACTTTCAGTTACAGGAAGGATTGCAAGTAAATATTTTACGGGTGAAGGGCAAAGTTTATATGAGTGGAATGCTACAGGCGGCATCATTCGTTATGCTGTAAACGCAGACGGATCGTTAACCCAAACAGCATCCATGGCTTCGCTCGTTCCCCGCGCTACTTATCGCGATTTCTTCTACTACAATGAGGATCGGTTTATCGGTATTAATACTGCCGGTGCTGTATCCATGCACCAAATTCAAAATGCTCAGCTAATTTTTGTAAAAGCGACTTCCACCTCAGCAAACACTTTCGGAACCGGATTTACTATGCCAAGGTTTGTACCCGGTAACGGCTTCTTCTTATCAGTGTTAGCCGCCTCGGCAGACCCATTGACCTCAGGGGAGGTTAAGGCCTGGTATGCAAAAAATGACGCTACATTTGGCGCGCCTAACGGAGTTACCGTAGGAACAGGGTATGCTATTTATGAGCCCCTTACTATGTTCAATAATCAATCTCTTTTGGGGGTTGACGCCAATGGAATTTTATGGAGCATTCCAGTTACGGCGAACGGTGCTCTGGGTTATAGAAGTCGTATTGGTACCGGCTGGAATCGATTCAAAAAAATAGTAGCTGTTGGAACATCGTTGATATGCATGGAAGAAAATGGTGATTTTTATGTGTTTAATAATTTTAATTCTACTGATAAGTATTGGATTGTAAATTAA
- a CDS encoding hybrid sensor histidine kinase/response regulator transcription factor, producing MYTKLTKLFLVFFLLFSVVSIGYSQSYSFRHYQVENGLSYNSVICSLQDKKGFLWFGTKDGLNRFDGYTFKIFRNDPDNPESIGNNFIHSLYEDKNQTIWIGTLTGLYKYDPLKESFSLVPPSKGYDIRDVSADSRGNIWYITGLFLSRYNVKTKQNITYRNKSHTGTTSISISEKDDIWVSSADGFIQRYQPATDSFISYKVFDKSKPAISPWIEKVYHTNKGYLLVGTSNQGIKIFDIHTLSYRDLLTSNPDNTAIYARDFMDIGNDRYWIATESGLFIYDMKTGKYKNLRNKFNDPYSISDNAVYTLCKDKEGGIFVGTYFGGVNYYAKEFTSFDKFFPQASGNSLSGYAVKEICNDKYGNLWIGTEDAGLNRLNAKTGVFEHFKPGGGKTTISHTNIHGLLATDDELWVGTFERGLDVIDINTLKVIRHYQVGNKPNQLKSNFIESILKTRSGDILLGSSYGLYRYNKHSDDFSLLNEVPGNLHYQYLMEDNSGNIWAGSLRDGLYIYNNGDRRSTSYKFEENNTKSLSSNAINSIFQDSQGNIWVATENGLNRFNEKDKSFARYTTKNGFPSNVFYRILEDQKQNLWISTSRGLVCFSPDEKITLYTRSNGLLNDQFNYGSAYKNKNGRMYFGSVKGMISFLPDEFRKNQFVPPIYITGFQVYNKELQIGQKNSPLAQSINFTRVLNLEHHQSTFSIDFAALGYTAPEMTEYTYTMEGLDQNWTYLKTNRKVYFTNLAPGTYTFKVKATNSSGIWNPYVASLKIVISPPYWASPMAYLLYFIIVVTAIYYGIKYYHQRTSDRNKRRIERWESKKETELYQAKIEFFTYVTHEIKTPLTLIKGPLEEVMRHAEALPQVKENLTTMEKNTNRLIELTDQLLGFRKTEIEGFNLSFVNVNINDILKENCSRFKTAIEHKKLELTVDLPEMPLYAYADPEALNKIFSNLIDNAVKYSRSEISVKLVTYEHNFVITVASDGKVIPENFREKIFEPFFRMTSAGSERGAGIGLALARSLTELHEGTLGLKNEDKKYNNFVLTLPIRHEQEFKISLTETSPIAKSISQKKDATNCPVILVVEDNTEIRTFIAGKLAKDFEVLQAGNGQEALDILKEKSTHLIISDIMMPVLDGIALCRAVKENLEYAHIPIILLTAKNTLQSKIEGLEVGADAYLEKPFSPDHLLTQVSNLLAGRDKIKNYFASSPLVHIKSMAYNKADEAFLETLYEAIHKNLDNKSLDVDQLAEIMHMSRPTLYRKIKAISNLSPHELINITRLKRAAELLAEGNHKILKIASMTGFSSQTQFGRSFLKQFGMTPSEYAASKQLTIAGQSCSPN from the coding sequence ATGTACACCAAACTAACCAAACTATTCCTTGTATTTTTTTTGCTGTTCAGTGTGGTAAGCATTGGCTACAGCCAGTCGTACTCCTTCAGGCACTACCAGGTAGAGAATGGTCTATCTTACAACTCCGTGATCTGCAGTTTACAGGACAAGAAAGGATTTTTGTGGTTTGGCACAAAAGATGGCTTAAACAGATTTGATGGCTATACATTTAAAATATTTAGAAATGATCCCGATAATCCGGAAAGCATCGGGAACAATTTTATCCATAGCCTGTATGAAGATAAGAACCAGACCATTTGGATTGGCACACTTACCGGGCTCTATAAGTACGATCCACTTAAAGAAAGTTTTAGCCTGGTTCCCCCTTCAAAAGGATATGACATCAGAGATGTAAGTGCAGACAGCCGCGGAAATATATGGTATATAACAGGCTTGTTCCTTTCACGATATAATGTAAAAACAAAGCAAAACATCACATACAGGAACAAATCACATACCGGTACAACCTCTATCAGCATCAGTGAAAAAGATGATATCTGGGTGTCATCAGCTGATGGTTTCATCCAAAGATACCAGCCGGCCACCGACTCATTTATTAGTTATAAGGTATTTGATAAATCCAAACCGGCCATCTCCCCGTGGATAGAAAAGGTATATCATACCAATAAAGGATATCTACTGGTTGGGACTTCAAATCAGGGAATAAAAATATTTGATATCCATACGTTGTCCTACCGGGACCTGTTAACCTCTAATCCCGACAACACAGCCATCTATGCAAGAGATTTTATGGATATAGGAAATGATAGATACTGGATAGCGACAGAATCAGGATTGTTTATTTATGATATGAAGACAGGTAAATATAAAAACCTGCGCAATAAATTCAACGATCCTTATTCTATTTCAGATAATGCAGTCTATACCCTGTGTAAAGACAAAGAAGGCGGGATTTTTGTAGGAACGTATTTCGGGGGCGTAAACTATTATGCAAAGGAATTTACCTCCTTTGATAAATTTTTCCCACAGGCTTCCGGCAATAGTCTAAGCGGCTATGCGGTTAAAGAAATATGCAATGATAAATATGGGAACCTCTGGATTGGCACAGAAGATGCCGGCTTAAATAGGCTGAATGCTAAAACCGGGGTATTTGAACATTTTAAACCAGGTGGAGGCAAAACCACCATTAGCCATACCAATATCCACGGATTGCTGGCTACAGATGATGAACTTTGGGTAGGAACTTTTGAACGTGGACTGGACGTCATAGACATCAATACCTTAAAAGTAATCAGGCATTACCAGGTAGGAAATAAGCCCAACCAGTTAAAAAGCAATTTTATTGAATCCATATTAAAAACCCGTTCAGGAGACATACTGCTGGGCAGTTCTTATGGACTGTACAGATATAATAAACATAGCGATGACTTCAGCCTGCTGAATGAAGTGCCGGGAAATCTGCATTACCAATATTTAATGGAAGACAATTCCGGCAATATATGGGCAGGCTCATTAAGGGATGGCCTGTATATTTATAATAATGGCGACAGAAGATCCACTTCCTATAAGTTCGAAGAAAATAATACCAAAAGCCTGAGCAGCAATGCCATAAATAGCATTTTCCAGGACAGCCAAGGTAACATCTGGGTTGCAACAGAAAATGGTCTCAACCGCTTTAATGAAAAAGACAAAAGTTTTGCCAGGTATACTACCAAAAATGGCTTTCCAAGCAATGTTTTCTATAGGATCCTCGAAGATCAAAAGCAGAACCTGTGGATCAGTACCTCTCGTGGACTTGTGTGTTTTAGTCCGGATGAAAAGATAACACTATATACCAGATCCAATGGCTTGCTGAACGATCAGTTCAACTATGGTTCGGCGTATAAGAATAAGAATGGCCGGATGTATTTTGGCAGCGTTAAAGGAATGATCAGCTTCCTGCCAGATGAGTTTAGAAAAAACCAGTTTGTTCCGCCAATTTACATTACAGGCTTCCAGGTGTACAACAAAGAACTGCAAATCGGTCAAAAGAATTCTCCCTTGGCCCAATCGATCAATTTTACCAGGGTACTGAACCTTGAACACCACCAATCCACGTTTAGTATTGATTTCGCTGCGCTAGGGTACACGGCACCCGAAATGACAGAATACACCTATACAATGGAAGGTTTGGACCAAAACTGGACCTATCTTAAAACAAACAGGAAAGTATATTTTACTAACCTCGCGCCGGGTACGTATACATTTAAGGTGAAGGCCACGAACAGCAGTGGCATTTGGAATCCCTATGTGGCCAGCCTTAAAATTGTCATCAGCCCTCCTTATTGGGCAAGTCCTATGGCTTATCTGCTTTACTTCATCATTGTGGTAACTGCCATATACTACGGCATAAAATATTACCATCAAAGAACCAGCGATAGAAATAAAAGAAGGATCGAGCGCTGGGAATCTAAAAAGGAAACGGAGCTTTACCAGGCTAAAATCGAATTTTTCACTTATGTTACCCATGAAATTAAAACACCCCTAACCCTGATCAAAGGTCCTTTAGAGGAAGTGATGCGCCATGCAGAAGCCTTACCCCAGGTCAAAGAAAACCTAACGACCATGGAAAAAAACACCAATCGTCTGATAGAACTGACCGATCAACTCCTGGGCTTCAGAAAAACTGAGATTGAAGGCTTTAACCTCAGTTTTGTAAATGTAAACATCAACGACATCCTGAAAGAGAACTGTTCCAGGTTCAAAACAGCTATTGAACATAAAAAACTGGAATTAACTGTAGATTTACCAGAGATGCCCCTCTATGCTTATGCCGATCCAGAAGCACTAAACAAGATATTCAGTAACCTGATCGATAATGCGGTAAAATATTCCAGAAGCGAAATTTCGGTAAAGCTGGTCACCTATGAGCACAATTTCGTGATCACCGTAGCCAGTGACGGTAAAGTTATTCCAGAAAATTTCCGGGAAAAGATCTTCGAACCCTTCTTCAGAATGACCAGTGCAGGATCGGAAAGAGGAGCAGGCATTGGCCTGGCCCTGGCCCGATCCCTTACTGAATTGCACGAGGGGACTTTGGGGCTAAAAAATGAGGATAAAAAATACAACAACTTTGTATTGACCCTACCCATACGCCATGAACAAGAATTTAAAATCAGTTTAACAGAAACAAGCCCTATTGCAAAAAGCATCTCACAAAAAAAAGATGCGACAAATTGTCCCGTCATTTTAGTGGTAGAAGACAATACAGAGATCCGTACCTTCATTGCAGGTAAACTGGCTAAAGATTTTGAGGTATTACAAGCTGGAAACGGACAGGAGGCGCTGGATATCTTAAAAGAAAAAAGCACTCATCTGATCATCAGCGACATCATGATGCCGGTTTTAGATGGAATAGCATTGTGCAGAGCGGTGAAGGAGAACCTGGAATATGCACACATACCGATCATCCTGCTCACCGCAAAAAATACTTTACAGTCTAAAATAGAAGGCCTGGAGGTTGGTGCAGATGCCTATCTGGAAAAACCTTTCTCTCCGGATCATTTGTTAACCCAGGTTTCCAATTTATTGGCAGGCAGGGATAAAATTAAAAACTACTTTGCAAGTTCTCCGCTGGTTCACATCAAGAGTATGGCCTACAATAAAGCAGATGAGGCTTTTCTGGAAACACTTTATGAGGCCATCCATAAAAACCTGGACAACAAATCCCTGGATGTAGATCAACTGGCAGAAATCATGCACATGAGCAGACCAACACTATACCGGAAAATCAAGGCCATTTCTAACCTTTCACCACACGAGCTCATCAACATCACCCGGCTTAAACGGGCAGCCGAACTGCTGGCTGAAGGAAACCATAAGATCCTGAAAATCGCTTCCATGACGGGTTTCAGTTCTCAGACCCAATTTGGGAGATCTTTTCTTAAACAGTTTGGTATGACACCTTCTGAATATGCTGCTTCGAAGCAGTTGACTATAGCTGGTCAATCTTGCAGTCCTAACTGA
- a CDS encoding glycoside hydrolase family 2 TIM barrel-domain containing protein, with the protein MKDLKTYLSLLIFVLIFQACAQKQTGQTDQKPREIWTVEKANKWYEQWGWLRGADFIPSTAINQLEMWQKETFDAATIDRELGFAEGIGMNSMRVYLHHAAWQQDREGFKERVKTYLDIADKHHISTLFVLFDDCWNPTYKTGTQPAPKPGIHNSGWVRDPGDLYHQDPKLVDTLEVYVKDILTSFKDDKRIVLWDLYNEPGNSGYGNKSMDLLKKVFEWGRTVDPSQPLSVGVWKRDLKELSDYQIQNSDVTTYHNYGDPKDHQFWIDTLRSVSKRPLICTEYMARTRNSLFSNIMPLLKKENIGAYNWGLVAGKTNTKYAWDTPLPNGDEPKVWFHDIFNPDGTPYKKDEIDLIKSLTGK; encoded by the coding sequence ATGAAAGACCTAAAAACCTATCTATCACTGCTGATATTTGTCCTGATTTTTCAGGCCTGTGCGCAAAAGCAAACCGGACAAACAGATCAAAAACCAAGAGAAATATGGACGGTAGAAAAAGCTAACAAATGGTATGAACAATGGGGATGGCTGCGTGGAGCGGATTTTATTCCGAGTACAGCAATTAACCAGCTTGAAATGTGGCAAAAAGAAACTTTTGATGCGGCTACAATAGACCGGGAACTTGGGTTTGCAGAAGGTATAGGAATGAATTCTATGCGGGTATATCTGCATCATGCGGCCTGGCAGCAAGACAGGGAGGGTTTTAAAGAAAGAGTAAAAACCTATCTGGATATTGCCGATAAGCACCATATTTCTACCTTGTTTGTGCTGTTTGACGATTGCTGGAACCCAACCTATAAAACAGGTACGCAGCCTGCGCCTAAGCCAGGTATACACAATTCGGGCTGGGTTAGGGATCCGGGAGATCTTTATCATCAGGACCCTAAATTGGTGGATACGCTGGAAGTTTATGTGAAGGATATCCTGACCAGTTTTAAAGATGATAAACGCATTGTGCTATGGGACCTTTACAATGAACCTGGTAATTCAGGTTATGGCAATAAGAGCATGGACCTGCTTAAAAAAGTATTTGAATGGGGACGTACCGTTGATCCTAGTCAGCCACTTTCTGTAGGGGTATGGAAGCGTGACCTGAAAGAACTTTCAGATTACCAGATCCAGAATTCTGATGTCACCACATATCACAATTATGGAGATCCTAAAGACCACCAGTTTTGGATTGATACCCTCAGAAGCGTATCTAAACGACCACTGATCTGTACGGAATATATGGCCAGAACAAGAAATAGTCTGTTCAGCAATATTATGCCTTTGCTTAAAAAAGAAAATATAGGCGCTTATAACTGGGGCTTGGTAGCGGGCAAAACCAACACCAAATATGCCTGGGACACTCCTCTGCCCAATGGTGATGAACCAAAAGTTTGGTTCCATGATATATTTAATCCTGATGGAACACCTTATAAAAAGGATGAGATCGATCTGATCAAGTCACTAACGGGAAAATAA
- a CDS encoding glycoside hydrolase family 43 protein, translating to MIRYKLLQLMLLLGFPLLVWSCGRDKRTEEDKSNKGIINPVLDINFPDPTVIKVGDNYYAYATNTYYKNKNYNIPVAVSTDLKTWRVAGDALPKKPDWATKDFWAPHVLFDSKLNKYVMFYSGELGPNTGKCIGVAFSNTPEGPFTDSGTPIISGTGFINIDPFAFIDPKTGKKLLYWGSDSKPIKVQELTDDWKAFLPGSVAKDVIPTGKEAKYDRLVEGAWVDYQDGKYYMYYSGDNCCGAGASYAVLVARADDAFGPFQRYGEANGTGSSVILEKDTKWMATGHNSIFRDGSGTAYIAYHALPVNQTTGKAVGTDRQMLINKIEYVNGWPKVIK from the coding sequence ATGATTAGATATAAATTGCTTCAGCTAATGTTGTTGTTGGGTTTTCCTTTGCTTGTCTGGAGCTGCGGCAGGGATAAAAGGACGGAAGAGGACAAGAGCAACAAGGGTATAATTAACCCGGTGCTCGATATAAATTTTCCTGATCCAACAGTGATTAAGGTGGGTGATAACTATTACGCGTACGCTACCAATACCTATTACAAAAACAAGAATTATAATATCCCTGTTGCAGTATCTACAGACTTAAAGACCTGGAGAGTTGCAGGAGATGCTTTGCCGAAGAAACCGGATTGGGCCACTAAAGATTTCTGGGCACCACATGTACTTTTTGATAGCAAACTAAATAAATATGTGATGTTCTACTCGGGTGAACTGGGACCCAACACCGGCAAATGTATCGGGGTTGCTTTTTCCAATACACCAGAAGGACCTTTTACAGATTCCGGAACACCGATCATCAGTGGAACCGGATTTATTAATATTGACCCTTTTGCTTTTATTGATCCTAAAACAGGGAAGAAACTGCTTTACTGGGGTTCTGATTCTAAACCAATTAAAGTTCAGGAACTTACTGATGACTGGAAGGCCTTTCTGCCTGGCAGCGTAGCAAAAGATGTAATCCCAACAGGTAAAGAAGCAAAATATGACCGTTTGGTTGAAGGTGCATGGGTAGATTATCAGGATGGTAAATACTATATGTATTATTCCGGAGACAATTGCTGTGGGGCAGGTGCCAGTTATGCGGTTTTGGTTGCCCGTGCTGATGACGCATTTGGGCCGTTTCAAAGATACGGAGAAGCCAATGGTACAGGTAGCAGTGTCATTCTTGAAAAGGATACCAAATGGATGGCTACCGGACACAATTCTATTTTTCGCGATGGGAGTGGAACTGCATACATTGCTTATCATGCTTTACCAGTTAACCAGACTACCGGAAAAGCTGTGGGAACCGACCGGCAGATGCTGATCAATAAAATTGAATATGTTAACGGCTGGCCAAAAGTAATCAAGTAG
- a CDS encoding 2Fe-2S iron-sulfur cluster-binding protein, whose product MVLIQLRITEMTFCPGETLIISFEPVDGIKPKYLAGQFLTLVFKVNGRELRRSYSLCSSPDVDEPLSIAIKRVENGEISRLLHHKTAVGDVLTAVEPNGRFSYVPEVQLKRTVFLFAAGVGITPLYAIVKTALIAEQHTNIILIYSSRSADQTLFYKELNSWQVQYPGRFKIVYVFSQSQNLLMARLNGPLIERLVAEHLEFNKEDALLYTCGPVDYMDVCRITLLNLGFDQDQIRRETFVLPEDEQDEDDATEKKVRHTNTYSVVLNFKNNIYHLSVPYNQTILDAALEKNIKLPYSCHAGICSTCTANCIKGGVEMDYNEVLMDDEIAAGRVLVCTGHPTEDGTTIVW is encoded by the coding sequence ATGGTATTGATACAACTGCGCATTACTGAAATGACATTTTGTCCAGGTGAAACACTGATTATAAGTTTTGAACCTGTGGATGGAATAAAACCCAAATATCTTGCAGGCCAGTTCTTAACACTCGTTTTTAAAGTGAATGGCAGAGAATTGAGAAGGTCTTACTCTTTATGCAGTTCGCCTGATGTAGACGAGCCGCTTTCTATTGCCATAAAACGGGTTGAAAATGGCGAAATATCCAGGTTGCTGCACCATAAAACGGCCGTAGGGGATGTGCTTACTGCAGTTGAACCCAATGGCCGTTTTAGCTATGTACCTGAAGTGCAATTGAAAAGAACAGTTTTTCTTTTTGCTGCGGGTGTAGGCATAACCCCATTGTACGCCATTGTTAAAACTGCACTCATTGCTGAACAGCATACAAATATCATTCTGATCTATAGCAGCCGCTCGGCCGATCAAACCCTGTTTTATAAAGAATTAAACAGTTGGCAGGTGCAATATCCAGGACGTTTCAAGATTGTTTATGTGTTTAGCCAGTCGCAAAACCTCCTGATGGCCCGTTTAAATGGACCACTAATAGAAAGGCTGGTGGCTGAGCATCTGGAGTTCAATAAGGAAGATGCTTTGTTGTATACCTGTGGTCCGGTCGACTACATGGACGTATGTCGTATTACACTGCTCAATTTAGGATTTGACCAGGACCAGATCAGGAGGGAGACCTTTGTGCTCCCCGAAGATGAGCAGGACGAAGATGATGCCACCGAGAAAAAGGTAAGACATACCAATACCTATTCGGTAGTTTTGAATTTTAAGAACAATATATATCATTTAAGCGTTCCTTATAACCAAACCATACTGGATGCAGCATTGGAGAAAAACATTAAACTACCCTATAGCTGCCATGCGGGAATATGCAGCACCTGTACCGCAAATTGCATTAAGGGTGGTGTAGAGATGGATTATAATGAAGTACTGATGGACGATGAAATTGCAGCTGGAAGGGTGTTGGTTTGTACCGGCCATCCTACGGAAGACGGTACCACAATTGTTTGGTAA